The DNA sequence CCAGAggtcttttttaaatcatgtttttCAGGGAATCCATTGATTCTTAGATATCTCACCTTGACCTGTTTTCTAGGTtagttatttataataataaatatcctacattttttcaatattttaattttttactgtAATATTTCTTACTCATTCTTATCAGGAATCACTGATTTCTGTTTGGGCTAGCCTAATTTTCAGAAAGTCTGTTACTTGTGTAAAGTTTACTACTTTACGTCCcagaatgtttattttctttccagttctttgttccaaaattcatatttcactttttaatctcatttcttttagATATTTCTGTAGTATTTGTggaaaatctgtttttttttcctttaaatctttGCTTGAAGTTGTTGTAGACAAACTCTCTTCTCAGTTGGATTTCTGGGCATCTCTTGATGTGTTAGAATTCTCTGTTGTGGTCTACATCTTGAGTTTACTCATCTGTCCAGCCTTAGATCTTGAACTGAGATTTGGTGCTGGCTAGCACACGAAGTTCTAACACTTGCTACATTTTTGAGTGAAGTGATTAGGCCAACTTGATCTTGTCTTGGATCTCCTGTGTTCTTACACTTATTTCTGCCTCTCAAGGCCATCCCCACGCCCCACCTCCAATCTTTGAGGCTCAGAGTGCTGGATCTTCCGAGACCTCTATGGTGTCCTTGGACTTATAAACATTACCCAGAGCAAACTGGTTGCTCCCCATCCTAATTGCTTCCAGAGTCCCTATCATGAATTTTGGCTTTCTTGGAGGAACTCTTTGTACTCATTGCTTCTGCATATAGATCATTGCTACACTGGGAAATTACACTGGGCTGCTGGTGCTTGCTTTGCTGGTAGTCTCTTTTCCTATTGCCTCTGGTCTTCTAGctgaagtcttttttttattatttatttttaacacactttataacagataaagcaattccaacttttggtcacgtgatacttcttttaaaagcatttacaatatggaccacaaaagaaattttttttttaaacattaaccaactgagacacaaataatatttatgttgctaacttcaagctcttgacctaattgtctccacagtattactaagaattaaaggaccttaacttattgttgttggtctaaagtcctatacctaatagcttaattttagacaacctccgATATttccctacccataatctataattgaatagatctggtattaagtttacaaaccttttgaaattgccaccaatagtaaggacattgcagggatacaatatctccccaacttcatgtcaattccaggcaggattagattatccacttgcattcagtcaggcgtaaagtctgccaggtgtcagtagggaaattgagtcaggagaatcccacctcagcccatgctgaacagtgctctcccacccttcccttgagatcaccttatgcatttcataccagcatctcatcagcttactggcatcatggattggaggcttaGATCGCCTTtattgctacccatacctggagttagactcagaagaagtcacttaatagtcccatagcatctaaaaatggcaagttccaatatccaggtttcaaatataattatagtttcactttggctaaggaacatcttttgaggcaagtcttaagtggcttacatgcctttctatacttgtcctagttcctgattaaatggaaatcataaaatcaaattaaccattaaaaccttgacttttccatcaatgccaaattttacacGAGgataccttcctctaggaaatttagactgaaattcttttctccaaactaaagatgtcattgatttattctcagtaattaattcagtctattgttttaatactaattgcttttaccttactttgtaacatgtccaatttttctccccatcactcccctccccctgcttcctaataccttgaattctgattactccttccttcaatgtaccctcccctcaatcacaccccacccctctcctatccccatcttctctcttttcttgcagggcaagataaatttccatacccctatccctgtagttcttatgtccccattatatgcaataacaattctcaacattcatttctaatactttgaattccaacttctctccctccctccctccctgcctccccagccctgttgagaaggcaagcaattcaatacagactaaatatgtgttgtttataaaagacttccatagtaatcatgttgtgtaatactaattatattgcgctctgacctaccctatccccccttatttttcccccctacaattgaccttgtccgttctcgaaagtgtttatttctagtgactcccttctcccatttgccctcccttctaacattcccctcaccccacttgtagcctcctctcctactttcctatggtgtatataaattttcatatcaaatttactgagcatgttattccctccttcagccacacgtggggagagtagctttatttttccccctctccccttctcccttatctcctccattgaataagatttttcttatctcttttatgagttatagcctgccccattccatttctccctttctcttcctggaattttcctctttcaccccttaatttttattttattttattttgtgtgtgtgtgtgtgtgtgtgtgtgtatcatctcttctgatataatacaccctgtactctctatctgtgtgtatgtgtgtgtgtatgtatgtacaatctctccaactacccaaatactgagaaaagattcaagggttaaaaatattttctttccatgtagtaaggtaaatagttcagctttagagagtcttttatgatttttcttttctgtttatcttttcatgcttctcttgattcttgtcttgggaagtcaaatttttaaatataaatctggtcttttcctccacatgaaatcttgaaattcgactatatcactgaatgaccatttttttcccttgaagtattatattcagatttgctgggtaggtgatttttggcttcaatcctaattcctttgacatctgaaatatcccactccaagcccttcgatcccttaatgttgaagttgccagatcctgtgttatcctgattctatttccacagtactcaaattgtttctttctagctgcttgcagtattttctccttgatctgggaactctgaaatttggccacaatattcctaggagtttgtctgtttgggtttctttcaggaggtgattggtgaattctttcaatatccattttgccctctgattctgtaacatcagggcagtttcccttgataatttcatggaagataatgtctaggctctttttttgatcatggctttcaggtagtccaataatttttaaattatttctcctggatctagtttccaggtcagttgtttttccagtgagctgtttcacattatcttctatttttttcaaatttttggttttgtttactaacttcttggtttaactcatagtcattcgtttccctgacctcaattctctctttcaacgaattattttgttcagtgaggttttgaaccttctcctccatttggctaattctgctttttaaaacctccttctcctcgttggctttttggacctcttttaccagttgggttaacctctttttaaagctgttattttcctcagcatttttttggctctcctttagtaagctgctaacttgttttttaaggtcttctattgcctgagtccattttaagttccctttggaggcagaggccttgacttcctctgacagtaagccttgttctttctcatccaaaagaaaggggggagacacctgttccccaagaaagtaaccttctatggtcttatttttttccctttttggggcattttcccagccagttacttgacttctgagttttctctccacaaccacctctccTCCAATTCCACCCAGCCAacgcttgggggctgagattcaaatgctctgctcccaagccttagggggttttcagtgggggcagggctgctattcagtgtgagattaagttcagctgctcaggtgagggcagggccaccacgtgggtctcagttccctcagggggtttacaaggagatcttcaacaatggattcaggctactgcttgctttgggagcccctgtccactactgcctctgctgctgcctcctgagggggcctgagttatggggacaccctgctcccctcttggccagccgaaaagaccctctcactgacctttggcgcctgtgggttgagggatctgcactgccactggagattctgtccctgaagcctgttcagatctgctccccttggtgctgcgtggccaaggcagggctgggctctgctctgcatccagtgcatgacagacctttcctgtcggtttttcaggtctctctggaacagaaatctcctccactccgttgttctgtggcttctactgctctagaatttgttgagagttcttctttacaggtattttataggctgtggggtaagagctaagcgtatgtgtatatttctactctgccatcttggcttctccccctAGCTGAAGTCTTATGAAGTTCTGGGGTAGAAGAAGCCACTGCGTGCAGTTtttcattggatttcttgatcactGTTTGTTCTGATGCAAACTTCAGGATTTTGTTGTATTAGGTATGTGGAAGCTGGGTGGCCTATCTCTTGTTCAGGCAGCCAGCTTCCACATGCAAGCATGTGGGCAGAGATGCCCCCTGCAAGTGATCCATCCACATGCTGCACCAAAGCTCTTAATAATCTGactggtataatggaaagagcttgGATCTGGAGCtaaaagacctggcttcaaatccaaaCCTATGCTGTGTGAACCTAGATAAGTAACACCCTTGCTGGATTCCAGTTTCATCCTgtggaaaatgagggagtgggTTGAGATAATCATTAAGATCTTTTGCAGCTCTAAACCTTATGAACTTAAGAATCTCCATTAGTAGCCTATTATCCAAAGTGGTCTCAAAGGGCCAGCTGGGGCTCATTATCCACCACAGCCACAGCTCAGGcatcttcttttttccccaccttCCAGATAGGAATAGTCTTCACTCTCCAGGTTACAAAATCAAACATCTGCTAGTTGACAGTCCATGGTCATCTTAACTCAGGAAATACAGGGTGAAGATTTTGGGCCTGAGATAAAAACAGGTGCAGAATTAGGCAGGAGCCCTCAGATTGCTAAACCCAGCCAAGACCATTGGAAGCTCTCAGCTCAAAATCTGGGAAGGTTTCACAAAGGAGACAAGTACTTTCaggcttttgttgttcagttgtgtctgactcttcatgaccccatgggccAACTGTCCAAGGGGTTTTCtcgacaaagatactggagtggtttaccatttccttctccaattttatGCAGgcagggcttaagtgacttgcccagggtcacatggctagtaaatatcagaggccagatctgaactctggtttttctgactccagactcagtgctgtCTCCACTTCTCAGCCACAAAAACAGGCACATTGGCTCAcctacaatcaatcaataaactagcattcattaaacacttactatgtgccagatgccaTGCTGACCGCTAgaggtacaaatacaaaaaagaaaaagcctctGTCcttggaacttacattctatcaggggaaaaAAGATTGTATGAGCATAAGtagataaaacacacacacatttaaggAAATACAACGTAATCGGGTGGTCCAGGGAGGTGCTAGCAGCTGGGAGGATCCCAAAAAGGCCATGTGTAAGAGGTGGTACTTGAGGGGTAGGTGACAAGGTCAggcctgcactttaggaaaatttctttagcagctgtgtggaggatggattggagaggctCTAGCCTCTAGCCTGGGCGCCCAATGAGGAAGCTGTTACACTACTGCAGGTGAAAGACAGTGGAGGCCTGAGCTAGGGTGTTGGCAATGAGAATGGAGAGGAGACAGCTGGAAGAAACATTATGGAGGtcaaattgacaagacttggagAACAATTGCCCCGTTTGAGCCCAATAAAGACATGACTGGGTTTTTCCAGATGCTGTGTCCTTCAGTAATCATTCTGCCAGCCAGTCAGGCCACAGGGACAGGGTTgctggaagggaggggagggaggctgTGGTGGGAGTGTAGGAGGAACAGCTGCCTGTGGCTCAGTGTAGAATTTCACTGCTTTGGGGCCTAGAAGGggaaaggcaagaaggaagaaagtatgGCATAGATCAAGGTTTTGCCTTACATTCCAATTAACTCTGCTCAAGCCAGAGACCACAGAGCCAGGCTTGACCCTTTCTCActgctgtctctctgtctttgtgtctcttgtctcttctagagtcatcctTGAGATGTCCTAAACAGTTCCCCAGGTCAGACTCAAAGATCCCTGCTTCACTTTCTTGTTGGCCCCTGTTGCCATGGAGACATACAGAGATGCCCACCCTGAGGAGCACACAAAGACTAAGGGAAGGGCAGCTGGTGGGGAGCACCAGGGCAAAGGAGCAGAAAGCAAAGCTCTTGAGCAGGCTCCTGAGCTTGAAGGCCCTGGCTCTGACCTGCCCCCTGCAGGGCCCGGCAAGTTCAAGAAGACAGCACTAAAGCTCTTCGGTGGCAAAAGGAGCATCTGTACTCTGCCCAGCTTCTTGGGGGGTGGCCGAAGCAAAGGGCCAGGGAAAGGAGCTGCCAAAAGGGGTCTGATTAAGAGTAAGACCCATGATAGTCTACAGGAGGCCTCCCAGGAGTCAGACCCACCATCTGTCAAGGGTACCAATCATAGCTCACCCCTAGCCAGATCACTTCACCTGCTCCCCAGCTCCCTGAGCTCCCATGGAGCCCTGGAGACAAGAACCTGTCTCAAGAAATCTCCACCCAGAGGTCCTGAGAAGCCCAGGCCAGAGAGGGCCTCCGCTGTCTCCCGGCCAAAGAAAGGATTGAAAGGGTTATTCAGTAGTATCCGCCGCCACCGTAAGCCCAAGGGCCCCGAGCCTGAGCAAAGTTTCCTAGACAAAGAAGGGCTGGGGGTACCCAGAGAAGGGCCTGGGGAGCCTCCAGCGTCAGCCCCTCAGCCCAGCACCAGGGATGAGTGCTTGCCCCTCCTGCCAACAAATGCGAAGGCCATCGAAATCCAGGGCCTAGAACCAGACCTGCCTCCACCAGTTGCTGGGGAGATATGCCAGGAGAAGCCGGAGCAACTCTTAGATGCCTCCATCTCAGTACCACCACCACTTGACACTAATCCTGAGCCTGGTGGCCCAGGGGACTCATCTGGCCTGGAGGTGAGGGGagatgaagaggagggagaacCCCCCTTGGGCCTCTCTGGGGACCAGCTGAACCTCCTATTTGGGGATGTCACGTCCCTAAAGAGTTTTGATTCCCTGACAGGATGTGGGGACATCATTGCAGAGCAGGATGTGGACAGTATCAGTGAGAGCATCGTCTCTACAGAGCGGGGACCTGGGCGAGAGTCAGCCAAGCGAAGCTCCTGCCTAGTCACCTACCAAGGGGGTGGTGAGGAGATGGCCATgcctgaggaaatggaggaagaggaggaggaggaagaggaggaagaagaagaagaggaggaggaggaagaggaaaccaTGGGGCATTTGTCTGAGAGGGCTGAGTCAGCACAGGAAGGAGCTATCTATCACCTCACCAGGGATTTGGGCCCACACAGCTGCTTCCTATTTGAGGGGGCCAGGCCATACTCTGATCCTGAACCTGGGGAGCTCCTGACTCCCCAAAGTGATCAGCAAGAGTCTGCCCCCAATAGTGATGAAGGTTACTATGACTCAAACACACCAGGACCAGATGATGATTCTGGTGATGGCCTGGGCCCTGGGAAGAAAGATCGATTGCCACGGGACAGCTACAGTGGTGATGCCCTGTATGAATTCTTTGAGCCCTGTGACAGCCTCACAGGCTCCCCACCAGGAGATGAAGGCCTGTTTGACCCTCCAGGCCCTGGCCCTGAACTCTTTGACAATTTCTTGTCTTTCAAACCCTTTCCCTCCAGCAAAAGGCTGGACCCCAGTCTGGGCACCATggagacagaggaggaaaggCTGGTGGCCATTCAGAGACAGCTTCTCTATTGGGAGCTTCGAAGGAAGAGACAGGAGCCCCAAGGGCCCTATCCCCAATGGGAGACAGCCAGCAAAGAGCATCATAAGAGGCTCCTAGGCCCTTCCAGGAAGAATACAGAAGGGGACCCAGTAGGGCTGATCGCTGCCAGTCAGAATCTCAACTCGATCTTCTCTGTTGCCCCAGCTTGGAAAGATTTCTCACCTCCAGAAAAATGTTATGAGTGGGAAAGCCAAGGCAGCTGCCTGCTTCAGCTCTGCCCAGATGACAGAGTATTTGAGTCAGGCCCAGAGGAGACTGGCTTTGAAGGGGAGTCCCCAAGTAGAACCTATGGTGCCTACTCACCGATGGAGAGCCCAGAAGCAGAACCAGAGGAAGATCCTGCCGTGAGCTTCTCCCAGGCCTTGGTGGAGTTCACGAGCAATGGGACCCTGTTCTCTAGCCTTTCAGGCAGTTCTGATTCGGACTCTTCTTTCGCCCAGAACCTCCCAGCCCTGCCACCCATGGTGACCTTTGACATTGCTGACGTGGAacgggaaggggaaggggaatgcgAGGGCCCCCCAGAGTTCCACACCGATGATGAGGACTTTGATGTAGGCTACATTCCCAAGGAGGCCTTGGATGACTTGGATGACCGCCTCTTCCCTGGCTCCTTCCGAGGCTTCCCCTGGGGGGTGGGCAGCCTCCCCCGGCACCTGGGTCTGTCTGGCTTGAGCCCTCCCCCTCTGCCACCTCCTGTGACCCTCAACAGGAGGAGCCGCTCCCTGGACACAGAGACCCTGGAACTGGAATTGGCTGGCTCTCAGCTAGCCCCAACTTACATGGAGTCTGGGAAACTGGCAGAGCCTGTGGAGGGAAGGTGGGGTTGGGAGAGCCCTGTGGGCTCCTACCTAGAGCCCTCAGAAGCATATGACTGGCCAGCCTGGGCTCACTATTCCGTATCAACAGGGCCTGGCCATGGCTGGCAGCATCCAGATGTGGCTAGAACCCCATTTGGGTCCCCAGCCTGCTATGGCTCCCTACAGGGGCTGGCACCAAGGGACTCCTGGGATCGAGAGCCCCAAGTTCAGCGGCAGCCAGTCCGTCCTTCTCACCTGGACTTGCAGGGGGGCCCATGCTGGAATCCTCATGCACATTACACCCAGGCTGAGGCCAAGAAGCAAGCATTCATGGTGCCCATGGAACCCAAAGGGCCAACCAGAGGCTTCTCTGGTCTTCCTGCCAAGTGCAGATCTGTGGGTATCATCcaaggggcaccccactcccctcaggGCTGGGAAGAACACCTCAAATGGTACCCCTCACAGTCTAGGGGCACCAACACCAACCAGCTCAAGGGGAGGGGCAGCCAAGGAGTTTCTTTTCCTCCCAGTAACCTGTCCAGTGCCATGAATATAACCGCAGCCAAATAGCACCTAATTCAGCTGCTGGGGCCTGAGCCTTTAGTGCTAGGCTTGGAATATGAGAGGTGCTTGCTGCTGAACTCCAAAAGTATTTTGGCCAATGAAAGCTATTCTGAGTTGTAAAGGTTCTGTCTCTCCATCATTGGCTGTATTATGGGATATATATCCCCATGAGAAAATAGATACACACCTATCTCTTTTTTATGGTCATTTGTTTTAGGTTTCTTAAGATCCATTCAGGGTTTTGGCTACCATGACTTCATACCCACAATGCCTACCAAGTCAGTGATGCTGCTTTCTTTGAGCATACCACAGCACCAGTTACCAGCAAGGGACCagctccttccctacccctaaccccCATCTATCTAGTGGATGTAGTTTATTATAGACAGGAAATTATGGTGCAACCCTCCACCCACTTCAGTGTATTTGCTACCTTTGGCTCAGGGGTGAGACTCTCCCTGCTGGCATCTGTACCCGTTGTCCTTAGAGTGGCACGAGGCTGGCTTCCAAATCTATGGTTATTGTTCCATAACCACAAGGGGACCTTGTAACCTGGGCTTTAGAGTGACTTGGAATAGACAAAATCCCCATTCCCCAGTGGAAGGACTGAATTCTTCGAGGTAAAAACAGGAAATGGGTCTGTTGCCGGCACTGCCCATAGAACTTGGTTCTCTGTTGTCTTTTCCTCTCAATAAGCCAAAATGTTGGTGTCTAATTAAgtcactttcaatttttttctcccttttttcctcagaAGAAAGTTTTCATAATCTCATCACAGGGAATGTATTCTTTCCATTAGAGTATGGGATTGTGAGACAGCCTAAATTAGGCTTTGCTGGGGTTTGACGTGCTATTCGGTGGTTTTGTTGTTTGAGCGGTATTGTTGTTGgtggtttgatttggtttggttttttaagaTGAACAAAAGAGTGGAGTAAGGGGGTCTGAAAATTTGTCCAAGTCCTTAATCAAAAAGGTCCCATGTGGTGGTAGGAGGTGGGGGGCTGCAGCTTTTTGAGTCCAGCATCCTGGTATGCTGTCTTACAAGCCTCACTCTCTGGTTGGAAGCAAAAGTTGTGCCCTGTGAGGATCTGTTGCAATTTAGCTAGCTGGCACCAAGCTCTGCCCTCAGACTGGCTACCAAAGGCACCTCTGGCTTCTCCTGAGTGTCAGAAGAGCATTTACTTGCCAATTCGTTTGGCCTTTAGCATCACCAAAGACCATGTGCcccgcctccccctcccccccagtttcTGCCAAGCTGCTGTACCAAGAATGGCATGATaatttcactttacagatcaATCAGTTTCTCCTTCctgctttttgtcattttttaatgtttaggtTATAAGTGATGGTGGGGAAGAGCTCCCTGGCACGTGCCCACAAGGGAGGCTTCTTGGTACAGTGGGTggagaagtaggatttgaaatcaTATGACCTGATTTCAAagcctggctctgccacttaacttagctgtgtgtccctgggcaagtcacttccactctctgggcctcagtgtcctcacctgtaaaatgagggggttggattggtggtttctaaggtcctttgcTGCTCTGTTTATGATTTTTCTGAATAAGGGCTGCTGAAATCCCATGCTGAACCTCTTATTATTCATGGGAAGAGATAGGCTCTGAGTAATTCtgcttgaatttctttcttttgaattgcATGCGAAATATTAGTCATCTGGGTGTGTAATGACCCAAATTTTGacttatttccccctccccctacttAGATCTGGAAGGATAAGGTTACCAGGGATTTCCATTTGGAGAAGGGTCCCTAAACAGTTGCTGCAGGATTCCAAAGGGTCTGAGACTGCTAGAACCTGGATCACAGGGACTTGAAAGTAGGCATTGGTCAAGGAACTGGGTCACCTCCCTTTTGTAGTTCAGATGTTCTTGCATGGGCTCAGCCAGTTGAAGGGATGACAAGATGATACCAAGCTTTCCCCTGACTGGAACCAGTGCTGGCTGATGGTTTATGCTGGCAGGGCCTTTCCTTCCTCTTAGTGAAGGCCCCACCCCTGTTATGAGGCCCTGCATTCCAGAAAAATGTGCCCACATTCCTCTTCCCTGGCCTGCGGCCAAGGCTGTGCAGGGAGGTGGGAGCTAAAATATGTCTGGCTGGTCTGGCAGGAAGTCACCAGTCTCAGCCCACCCTGGCCCTGGGTTTTCCTCCAGGGCAGTCGAAGTTTCTGTCTGCTCTTGTGAACTGAGCCACCTCGGGCTCCTCAGCACATGCCAATGAAGGGCAACCAGCCAAcatgggaaaagaagagaggaactGAGTGGCAAGGCCTTGGAAGATTGCCAGCAGAGCAAGAGTCCGGAACCTGACTTAAGGCATCAGTCACTTGGGCTGACCTGGGGTAGGCACGGTGCCCCAAATCAGCAAAGACAGTTGGGGCTCCGCCTGAGACCTCTTCCTTCTGTTTGGGCCTGAGATAAGACTGGAAACTGGAAGAGTCACTGCAAGAAAGGGCATGGAGCCTACCTTCAGGCTGAAGGATTGAATGAAAGCCAAAGCAACCAGTTGTATTAAGAACATGCTCAGTTTAGGCCGATCCCACTTTAGGATCAGTGGCTGCTCATTGTCCTTGACAGTTAGTAACAGCAGAGACATTAGGGGCTCGCTCTTTATCCACATGACCTGGGGGACAAGAGGAGACTAGTTAAACTAGACTTAGGTATGGCACCTTGGACCAGCTTAGGCCTAAGAAATGAACCTCCTAGGAGCCCTGTTCAAGTAGATCACAGGTGGCAAGGTAGGGGGCACAGATCAATTGGAGAGTTCAATTccaagctgctgctgctgtgaaaAATGATCTGAAATTTGAGACCATAGAATTTAGGGTTGGAAAGGGCCTTCAtggtaatctagtccaaccccctcattttctagatgaggaaactgaggcccaagaaatGGCAGTGACTTCCCTAAGTTGCAGAGCTCCAAATCCGATTCTTTTTCCACTGCCTTAAGCTTTGactgggagaaggagggaggccCTGGAATAGAAAGTGCTTGCCCGGAAGAATAAAGGAAGATCTTATTTTCTCAGCTGGATCTCCTAAATCCATTTCTGAACACTCAGCCAGATTTCCTGTCCTGCTGGTATAATAGCCCAGAACATtgcatttagaatcagaagatggGGGTTTGAATTTGCATTCCAGTACTTAGTAGTTGGCcaaatcccttcctctctctgggcctcagttttccctctctGTTAGAGCAAGTTaggctagataatctctaagcaccctttcagctctaaatagaATGATGGCATCAGGGCTTTGCTCCCCTTTATAGTCTAGGTAGGGCATCTTGTCTTAGCACCTAATTGGAGCTCCCCCATCCCTCGACCCCCACACCTGGAGGACAGCATAGTCATCCAGGCTCCACCTTTTGCCTCCTGGCAAATGAGGGCCTTGGGACTCTGCTCAAAGAGTGGTGAGAAGCAGCGTGGCTCCCCACATCTACACCTCAAGTCAAGCAGAAAGCCAAGAGCCTCCTATGACTGCATAGGGGGAGGTAAGGAAGGACTTGGAGGATGCCCGCTTCAGTTTATCCAGGGATATGTTGCATCCAAGTTGCTTTTAATATATATAAAAGGccaattttatctatttttgtatTGTTTGCATTTTATATTCATGGAAAATGTTTATCTACAGttcttttcttatatatttta is a window from the Notamacropus eugenii isolate mMacEug1 chromosome X, mMacEug1.pri_v2, whole genome shotgun sequence genome containing:
- the AMER1 gene encoding APC membrane recruitment protein 1, with translation METYRDAHPEEHTKTKGRAAGGEHQGKGAESKALEQAPELEGPGSDLPPAGPGKFKKTALKLFGGKRSICTLPSFLGGGRSKGPGKGAAKRGLIKSKTHDSLQEASQESDPPSVKGTNHSSPLARSLHLLPSSLSSHGALETRTCLKKSPPRGPEKPRPERASAVSRPKKGLKGLFSSIRRHRKPKGPEPEQSFLDKEGLGVPREGPGEPPASAPQPSTRDECLPLLPTNAKAIEIQGLEPDLPPPVAGEICQEKPEQLLDASISVPPPLDTNPEPGGPGDSSGLEVRGDEEEGEPPLGLSGDQLNLLFGDVTSLKSFDSLTGCGDIIAEQDVDSISESIVSTERGPGRESAKRSSCLVTYQGGGEEMAMPEEMEEEEEEEEEEEEEEEEEEEETMGHLSERAESAQEGAIYHLTRDLGPHSCFLFEGARPYSDPEPGELLTPQSDQQESAPNSDEGYYDSNTPGPDDDSGDGLGPGKKDRLPRDSYSGDALYEFFEPCDSLTGSPPGDEGLFDPPGPGPELFDNFLSFKPFPSSKRLDPSLGTMETEEERLVAIQRQLLYWELRRKRQEPQGPYPQWETASKEHHKRLLGPSRKNTEGDPVGLIAASQNLNSIFSVAPAWKDFSPPEKCYEWESQGSCLLQLCPDDRVFESGPEETGFEGESPSRTYGAYSPMESPEAEPEEDPAVSFSQALVEFTSNGTLFSSLSGSSDSDSSFAQNLPALPPMVTFDIADVEREGEGECEGPPEFHTDDEDFDVGYIPKEALDDLDDRLFPGSFRGFPWGVGSLPRHLGLSGLSPPPLPPPVTLNRRSRSLDTETLELELAGSQLAPTYMESGKLAEPVEGRWGWESPVGSYLEPSEAYDWPAWAHYSVSTGPGHGWQHPDVARTPFGSPACYGSLQGLAPRDSWDREPQVQRQPVRPSHLDLQGGPCWNPHAHYTQAEAKKQAFMVPMEPKGPTRGFSGLPAKCRSVGIIQGAPHSPQGWEEHLKWYPSQSRGTNTNQLKGRGSQGVSFPPSNLSSAMNITAAK